A segment of the Lolium perenne isolate Kyuss_39 chromosome 3, Kyuss_2.0, whole genome shotgun sequence genome:
TTGATGCCACATTCAAACTACAAGAGCAAATAATGTTTTATTATATTAGTTAACTTCAAGATTAGAAATAGCTGGTACAGATATCAGAGGCAACTTAGATATGTAGTTAAAACCGGAAAGCACAAGCTAAAGGTGAGAAGCCAACCTTAAAACGGAAATATAAATAAAATATCAATTGGATATAACTTAGTAGCACTGTATATCAGATAGCACACATAAATGTGCATAAATCGTACATGGTATGTACGTTAGTATAATCTGAGTAGTATGTAGTTCGATGGGAAACTGTAGTAAAAATTTGTTGTATATTCTTTTTAAAAACGCTTATATGTATTAACTTTTTGACCAACTCCATGCAGATGTATTCCTTGGTTTCAAAGATGATGAAGGTAATTTTGTGGTCAACAATACAAGAAGTATTTTGAGCCTCTATGATGCAGCATACCTTAGGACACATGGAGAAAAAGTGCTCGATGAAGCCATAAAATTCACTACAAGCCACCTTGAAGGTGTATTACATCAATTATCACCACCACCCAATGAAGTATATTTAGCCCTTGAAGCTCCTCTTTTCCGAAGAGCTCGCATTGTAGAAATGAGAAACTACATCCCTATATATGAGAATGATCCTACAAAAAATGAATCCATATTGGAGTTTGCAAAGTTGAATTTCAATCTTCTGCAACTTCTTTATTGTGAGGAGTTAAACAATATAACACTGTAAGTTTATGGAAATTCCACTTTGTTTTACTTCCAAAAAAGAATGCATTAACCTAGGGATCCTTTGATTTATTGGAATCACACAATTGCTAATTGGAATTTCTCTTGTGTGTGCCATTGCAGTTGGTGGAAGGAGCTCCATGACGAATCAAAGTTAGGCTTTTCTAGAGATAGAATAGTGGAGATGTATTTTTGGATGAACGGAGCATGTTATGAACCTCAATATTCTCATTCCCGGATAATACTTACAAAGATGACAGCATTTATGACCATACTGGATGATATCTTTGACACATATGGCACCACCGAAGAGAGCATGCAACTTGCTGAAGCAATTAACAGGTCAAACCTCTTAAATTAGCTTCACATATTCTCTTAAACTAGTTTCagatattattttactttattttaGGTTATCATCTGTTTTCAATTCTTGTTCATATCTGGCATCAACTGTGCATGTTAACATGTGGGCACATAACAATTAAATGGCCTATTTAATAGAAGATGGATATTGGTGGACCAATATGTAAACTACATATATAATCTGCTCCCTCCATCCTGGTTTATAGGTTCTGCATGTATCCCTATGTCATAATATAAGGTATATATTATAAAATAtatatcaagagaaaaatcaggtGTTCTACTTTTAATAATATACGTTTTGTGGTGTATAATTTGTATTAAATTGTTCAAATTAACGATCTAGTGATGCGCAATGGCAAACAAAGGCAATACTCATTTCAAACTTTTCATAAACTCAAATCATCtacatcattttttagctttaaaaATAATCAAAACATGCATGTATGTCTGTACAATTAATTAGACATAACTAAGTATAGACTAGTCGTAATTACTATGGATATTTACCAAAACAAAGTGATCGGCAATGCCAAACAAAGTATAACTGAGTCCATGCACGTGTTCATATAATATATACGGTACAATGCAGGTGGGATGAAAGCGCAACAGAACTACTTCCGTCATACATCAAGAGTTTCTACTTATATTTATTGAAGACATTTCGTTCATTTGAGGATGAACTAGGACCTGGGAAGAGACACCATGTACTTTATCTGAAAGAAGCGGCAAGTATTCTGTCAAAGATGTAGAATTAGTAAATTTTATAACTGTATTCTCACACTTTTTCAATTATTTTGCTGTAAAATATTATATAACAGCGCCTGCGTATATAGATAAGATTGTCCTAAAATGCGAGTTTCAATTCAGATTTGCTCATACTCAACTCGATCAACCATGCAGTTGACGCGATTAGTTCAGGCTTACACGAAGGAGTTAAAATGGCGTGATGAAAATTATGTGCCAAAAACACTGGATGAACATCTTGAGGTCTCAgcgagaagcagtggaggatttACATTAACTTCTGCTTCATTATTTGCTGGAGTAGGTGACATAGTTTCGAATGACACTTTCGAGTGGGTTTTGAGTTATCCACAACTTTTTAAGTCATTTGATATGTTTGTACGGTTCTCCAATGATATTGTATCAAGCCAGGTGCGTCTCTATCTTTGCACATTTTGATGTAACTATGCATTTCCATTCTAGTAACATTTAAAATATCTGTAGAAAAAACTAACATTTAAGATTTTCAGCGTGAGCAAACTGGAGACCACTACGTTTCTACGATCCAGTGCTACATGGAGGAGCACGGCGCAACTATCCACGACGCGCGCGAGAAGATCAAAGAGCTCGTCGAGAACTCGTGGAAGGACATGGTGCGATACTGCGTCGAGCCAACAAAGCAGCAGCCGCTGGTCGTGCCGCGAACGGTAGTCAACTTCGCGAGGACGGTGAACAACATGTACAAGCATGGCGACGCCTTCACTTCCTCGCACGACATCAAGGGAATGATCACGTTGCTTTACGTGGAACCAGTTTGTTAATGGCAACATGAAGCGAAAGTTCATTGAGAAGATCAGGCACGATTAGTTCTTTCTACACCAGACACGATTACTTATTTGTTACATTACATGGATGTATGTTGTGCTTTATAAAATAAAACCCTTGATTGAGCCGTTTGTATCGTCCGATGGAGAGGAAAGGATGATCAAAAAGAAGAAGGGTTTTTCAGTACTCTCGAAGTGATGTGGGCCAGCTATTTTTCTGAATATAGTTGTTCATATGTAGTATGGTGCCTAAAATTAAGCATCACCACAGGCATCCCATTAATGTGTCCGGCCGCTATGTGGCGATCGGACACATGTCTCCACCTATGTGGCTAGCTGCGCTAGCGGAGCCGGCCCTATTTACACTGGGCGCTACTTTCACGTTAATATGTCTATATTTCTATTTAAGTAATACAATTATATTGTGTAGTAATTTTAACACATAAATTAATTCAACAATAATTTAAAgggatttttatttttctgccctcaGGTTCTTAGTTCTACTCAATTTTCCCCAACTTcttagttttttctcagttttctccaagcccttgtctgaaacccgtagaaggagctcggacggtaggattcccgtttagttgaccgtttcgtgctgacgtgtggggccgcgtcgtgtgaggccgcgtcgcgtggggctggtggaaagggaccgcgtgggacaggacgagaccgcgtttggttataCGTGagtaggagctgggttctgtctctctcggcccaaattggtatttttaagagcaccttttccccctctctctctgtcttttttcaccacattagtatcaaatctagagaagcttgcatttctgtctttcttcaattatttgtgccttttggccctccttgtttgcccaatatggcagcaaatctagtactctctctggtccatatgtatgtagttaaatctagaagcaaatctccaaggtaatgtacgataaattcacacagtcatagtaaatcgagaaaacaaagtagggccaacaaaatatagtagaatagggatagataatagggatccctccctagataataagcggcATAcatcagccaacatagtaacaggttcgaggttcttcacagcaccatcatactaacaacataacaataaGGGAtctctagctaacaacaaaatagaagctgctttgcagcagtagcacacgtccaggactccgcataccccatctggctctgcctccacttgttgctccccttgggcaccttgggcttgatcggaggcatgcgcccggcggagatctccacccgctggaagttgcggaggtgaatgccgagcgccttgtgcttggcgcggaaggagtagacgttcactgtcgcgccgaccttggggaaggtctttccgatgtcctcggcatgcgtgaggaggcagttgaagtcggtgccgccgagtctcctagtgcacaAGGGGCacatgtagacacccttggcgaagtaggagatgtactggccgacctacagcctccgcagcacctgccgAGTCTTGGTGTGCTGGTCCTCATCGTCGgtgtcgacgtcgctgccagacacctgatccatatcaaacggaaattacgagtgaatgagttgcaacgatgactaacgtgcatgataacaaagttaggaaaaatagAGGCAacatcagttagagtggacacgattatatatctacagggacggtgttagcgaaccaaagctcatgcacaacagatttgtacacagcaatagttcgctgaaccctccctgtaaaaaattgtgcccaacgattcatcataggcaaagaaacagattccaaatCTGGATTTGAacgcattccagattatttgcaaaattaaacggttgatatcttttgattcgtgcataaaattactgattgagatcccatggttACTTGCATAAatgaactgattgagatcccattattacttgcataaattaaccgaacggccgaaccccaaatcttagacGAAATCAATAAGGGATCAAAATAAAATAGAATAAAattggcgcaaatattaacccaatactcatccatctacagatcggcactaatagttactaggaaaCCAGAAAAATAGGGttgaaaaaggaatggggaactaaaaagggagcaaaccgtagttacctcgttccatgggtcatccatgcaggtgtcgtaggggttcgggggcgagatgtacggcacctcctcataggggtcccatcccggcgagatctgaccgccaccggcggcagcctCCGATGCATCGACGGCGGCGGCAGTGACAGCCGTTGAGGGGacagcgtcgaagagggaggcgtcgcgcttggagccgatggtgtcgtggacgatgggattcgcattctccttgacCATCTCgctggcagaggagagggagagggttttttttgctttggagaagatgatgggacgtgagaggcggcgttgcgtgagcgagtgagagtgacagagatagtgcgaggaggcgtctataaaggcgaggggtggttaatgcgacccgcattctacgcgtccactattgcacgtctgcatgtcttggacttctgcaacgcgacacgcgtccacgattgcacgtcttcgacttctgcaccgcgacccgcgtctacgcgtcaacaattgcacgtcttccacttctgcaccgcaacacgcatactcgagtctaaccctggaaattttgatatactcatgtataccctcgagtcttatactagcattttttgtgtgttcagttttccccttgagtgctaatgctggctagtgcaatatactcagttttaccctcaagtggctggtcaacagagagtcaacaaatgggattaactagttaaatgagtcatttaatatgcaaaaaattccgaaaaagagtggcacttactcatggagtcttcttacgcgacctgccacgttgggaaccataacaatcatagataaatcaagttttaccacaaattgtcacttctcaaatcacctagtagctatgaagatgcatggatttccacaataagcccttcctaaaacagctttccccaaaacatactttgtctaaatgaggacacaattctcacactcatgtatatttgtattgcaaataatttgaggtaggccaagatgggttttcattgtataaaacacgcattttccatttttttaatctcatatttgaatcccttagtctgtttactactcaggtgcccttggtttcttgatactactcagttttgccctctcccttcacaaattctcacagacgtgcaacattgccctgattggtctagtccatgtcacgcggatcgtgcccgccgaccgttgatcgtatgatctaacgggcaggataacccctctctctctctgatcggggccaccaccctctctctctctatcggcggttagcttccaccctctaagtatgctaaatggcggttttctgtattatttttcacgcgctaaaaattataaactcttttaggcattacttttcacgcaaaaaatgataaaccatcaccgatttgttgtagccattacttttcacgcaaaaaatgataaaccatcaccgatttgttgtagccattaattttcacgcaaaaaatataaaccatcaccgatttgttgtagccattacttttcgcgcaaaaaatgataaaccatcaccgatttcttgtagccattactattcatgctaaataaacaatctatctatctctgcatttgaagtttgggagggttcaccatctacttatgttaactttcgaggttttgacctgaaaatcaaatgggtattacaaagggaaataaaagttcaaaaaaatgtaaaaacgaaacaatctacctatctttgtatagaagatcgtctgtatgatttttaaggtcatttagagaaggtagaaaaaatcccttTAGAGAAGGTCGaataaacctaacttgttacaaaagctggtttcagtgagacctaaccaagtttggcatacatgatgccatacctataataacaaggaatatctaaaagtgaaagtttcacaaaatttgaaatttagggtgaaaatgatgccatacatgatgctatttttcgaggttttgacctgaaaatcaattgggtattataaagggaaataaaaagttcgaaaaatgtaaaaacgaaacaatctatctatctatgtatataagatcatctgtatgaaatttgaggtcatttagagaaggtagaaaaaaattaccttgttagaaaagctggtttcagtgagactaaACGCCATGCGCTTAAGCGAAGTgatttttttcgaacatctccaaatgacccccaatttgccatacatgatgccatacatgtaacaacaaggaatatctaaaaagtgtcaaaaaagtttgccgaaccgtatagctctatcaaaaagaacctcaccatggcggtaGTATAATTTTTAATTACAAACTTtcattacctaaccttcaacatgaaacttgtttcaaattcattttggcgtacaagaaacaaatcccaccttgattcgagcaccagagCCTCCAAacaatgccgatgccgatatcggcatggttagaacggctatgctcgccgccactgctaggtcaccgtcgggatgcaccctcaatcccgtcccctcgttCGATCATTgagacaccagagataccgccgaggccaatgtcgaacgtacatgctgatgccaatgccaaaCGTGCATGCACGCCGCTATGGGCACAACCATGCCGCcttgctatgctggacgccacagaccaccgcaaggtctttcccttcgccaccacactctcctagcgcccatctatacacgccagaaaggagagacactagttttctctacattgctcgcgttcgtgtccgacacggtcagtcaaagttttgaggtagtcgtcgatgtcctcgaccatttcttctcttctttgcatggttaaacgtgtctagttcatatctatctaatgcgtctggtctcgcctcatgtagTTCTCTGTGGACAACTTTAAGTATGACATTGGACGCTCAACCATGACCTTTATACAACTATTGCCAAGCGAAATTAGAATATTATGTGCTCTCTGGTTCATTAAGATATAATTTTATTTATGATAAATATAGCAGCAAGCATGATTTCTTTGTACCGGTAATATCATCCCATAGAAAAGAATGGGAAGAAAtgtttgtgttgaagttttttcacAGGGAATGGAGGAATATCACACTGAGGTTAATTCAAGTATAGTGAATATcagaagattggggatgcccatggcACCCGACTGGACTCATTCTAAAACTCCTAGTTTAAGCACCTGTAAACTCtgttttttgagcaacatagaatTTTCGCAACAACTTGAAGCTTCCTTGCtttatttgtgtctagttttgttttTAAAATGAAAGGGCCATCATATTGAATGTTCATAATGCATATGAATGAGCTACTGGACCAAACTCTCTTATCTCTGAATGATCAAAGAAAATAAAGTTGCATGATTCTAAAAGAAAAGGAGGAATGCCAATTAAAAGCTGAATTTTATTTTGTGTATGGTATTTCTAGTTTCACGTGCTCTATTGAGTTATAATTTTCTATGTGCCTTATTCAGTGCTACTTCTCAGTAGTATACATATATGTTTAATTTTAAAAtcattgtttgatgatgaatGGATAGCTATATGGATACTATTACATGCTTTTAGACCTCTTGCTAGCCAAAAGAATTGAATTCTTAGACAAGCATAGACTTGTTTCCAAGCTCAACCCAATGTCTATCATACCTACTTATATAGcacttgctattccaagtataatatgtgtgttatgcctccaaccttttcaaaatATCATTTTTGTGTAATTTAAAGTTCATAAGAAAGTAAGGTTTGGAAGGAAAATACCGTTATGCATGTTGTGGGTTTCACTATTAATGAGTAATGAGCTAGACCATAACCGCGCTTACTGGGAAGTTTTTCAACATTGCACCATTGGGTATTGCGCCCTGCATTTATCATCATTTCTTTTGTGTTGTTGATGGTTATCTCTTGCCAAATAAGTGGAGGTTGTCAAGAGtgagcctggcccaaaactaatgaTGTCGCAGCACCATGTACtcatatggacgaaattatgaagtgggaaactctatatttcatctccaattatggtggcttcaaagttctaaaATCTCCACTCGGGGTGTCCTCTTCAATCCTCAcatgtttgctgccatctcctctatgcgtgatcatgctccaatgcttatcctcctcatccatgctaggtccatcattcctaagagttacAAACACATcttatttaggcagcatcatattctcatgtatgtgaggaatagttccaagaaacgaaagtacctgatagttaagttgtttggcacaagctcgagtgattggtccttgtatttctgTTGTTGTAGGTACATCGGTTGTATCAatggatgggatgtcctcatcatgctccccttcttgaattgaagtcgtcctcgacgaaagctcatcttcttcaccaaagtaagacttcaaatctgcaatgttaagtgtaggactaaccggacccaattctgcaggaagctcaagtttatatgcattatcatttattttctctaacaccttaaaaggaccagcggcACATGGCATgagcttagacttgcgcaatgcaggaaaacgatctttgcgcaaatgcaaccaaacaagatcactaacatcaaacacaacatgatttattcctctatccccagcaattttatacttagcattcatgtgttctatgttgtctttagtagtctcatgcaattttaatatcaattcagcacgttgtgtagcatccaaatcattttgcaccgaagatggtaaaggcaataaattaataggtgcacgtggaacaaaaccatacacaatctcaaaagggcacatcttagtggtagaatgcagcgaacgattgtaagcaaattcaatatgaggtaaacattcttcccataattttaagttcttcttcaaaacagcccgcaatATAGTAGACAAAGtcctatttactacttcagtttgtccatcagtttggggatgacatgtactACTAAAcaacaatttagtccccaacttagcccataaacatctccaaaaatgGCTAAGAAActaagggccatttttcgtcgcctatgggactaacccgacgatatgggttctgttgtcgaaactgcgtcacacaaagtcctacgacgtttttttcggtccgtcgcgcttgggcgcccttccgccactgaaaatcggaccgttgcagaagtgtttccgggagcccgttgactgctgatgtcatgcaaactgacacgtggcagacgccgttaactggcagttaacggcgttaaccggctgaaaccccgtggtagatggtaggcccacacgaggcctgccacgtcttaagcgggtcggcccattaagtttgcgggccgggccagctgacttagtttgaccggtcaactatacagctgggctggtccattaattacgtgggtcgggcctaacctctaaggctgactggtcaaaacttaaatgggccggcccactaagcatgtgggccgggcccgaatgcactcgtttgaccggtcaacaggcaaaagggccggcccacaagacatgtggggcccactttcctattatcgggccggcccatttaacaagtggggtccaccttaaagcaagtgggccggcccaattagcatgtgggtcccactttcctgctatcgggccggcccatttagtacgtggggtccacaatagatcaaatgggctagcccaacaagccagtgggccgggccaaaaaacacaggtgggtcccactttcctgttaaagggccggcccatttagtatgtggggtccaccatatagcaagtgggccggcccaataagcaggtggggcccactttcgtGTGACCGGGCCGgctcatttagtatgtggggtccaccatatagcaagtgggctggcccaacaagatagtgggccggcccaataagcaggtggggcccactttcgtGTAAACGGGCCGGcctagttagtaagtggggtccaccataaagcaagtgggctggcccaacaggttggcgggccggcccaataataaaagtggggcccactatcgtgttaacgggccggcccaagtaGCCTGTGGGACCCATCGGGTTGGCCCCATaagtaggtgggtcccactttcctgttaccgggccggcccagctagtgAGTGGGGTCCAcgtaaagcaattgggctggcccaataagtaagtgggccggcccaaaatgaaagtgggtcccacactactgtaagtgggccgacccaatctgttgtagggccctggttgtttgactagtcaacttgcattaaatttcatgagcctaaaatctgatatcaatgatacacacaattacatacacaaataaaataactaggaaaattacaaggcaattaatgtgcccaaataaaaaaattacatataatcattgaggacttctattagcatcgtcAATaaaacgttgacatttggcaatcgccttgattgaatcttgtgtactctttgtcaacatatcaactacatatcttaaagcagcaataccatgtcttttataaagtacagccttgagatatttactgtttgatgaaaggaatggtctaggttgacggctatgagaagatgcatcagaactttttgtgggcctctcttctgatgaagattcttcatcacaactgcattctgataataatgcaaaaagagttaaacgatgaactatgcaaacatgtattaagcattgtcgatatgagatagtcacaagtactaagcacagacttatattatatcgttgcataggctcaccccggaaccttttttgccctctatcttctactaaggacttcttcattacaactgcattctagtaatattgcaaacatagttacaacagtgaactattcaaacatttattatgcaatgtagatataagataataacaagttgcataaataagacaatgtatggaacttgtactaagcacagacttacatcataatgttgcacagggtcgctacagatccttttttggcgactatcttctaatgatgactgcttcattaaaactgcattctggtaatattgcaaacatagttacaacaattaactattcaaacatgtattacgcaatgtagagatcagataacagcatgtagtagaaataagcacaagataagataagatgcatgtactaaggacatactggctcgctgcaggtccttctcttacgTGCACTAGTTGTGGTCGACATgcgtgtcattttaggttcagccatcaagtgaaatgctaatcctcctgctccactgtctttaatctgtgtttagatatcacatttaagaccaagtcagctggtt
Coding sequences within it:
- the LOC127327053 gene encoding zingiberene synthase-like — protein: MAATTPARSNAEGTPKAPPSSFHPSLWGDFFLTYQPPTAPKHACMREKSDVSTEEVRKIVKSTNELPKMLDLIITLQRLGLDIYYENEINELLHIIYNSDIRGEDLHFVSLRFYLLRKNGYDVSADVFLGFKDDEGNFVVNNTRSILSLYDAAYLRTHGEKVLDEAIKFTTSHLEALEAPLFRRARIVEMRNYIPIYENDPTKNESILEFAKLNFNLLQLLYCEELNNITLWWKELHDESKLGFSRDRIVEMYFWMNGACYEPQYSHSRIILTKMTAFMTILDDIFDTYGTTEESMQLAEAINRWDESATELLPSYIKSFYLYLLKTFRSFEDELGPGKRHHVLYLKEALTRLVQAYTKELKWRDENYVPKTLDEHLEVSARSSGGFTLTSASLFAGVGDIVSNDTFEWVLSYPQLFKSFDMFVRFSNDIVSSQREQTGDHYVSTIQCYMEEHGATIHDAREKIKELVENSWKDMVRYCVEPTKQQPLVVPRTVVNFARTVNNMYKHGDAFTSSHDIKGMITLLYVEPVC